The genomic segment TTTTGGTTCAGGTAAATCCCACTTCCTGAAGGCTCTGTCCTACCTGATGGAGAACAAAAAAGCCCACGATGGGCAGGGCAATACCAGGCAGGCCGTTGAGTTCTTCGATGAGCACAAACTGCGCGACGCGATGATCCGCGCCGATGTACAGAAAGCCGCGTCTACCCCGGCCGATGTCATCCTCTTTAACATAGACTCCAAAGCCAGCTCCAACGACTCCGGCAACCCGATCCTCAACGTATTCCTGCGGGTGTTCAACGAGCACCAAGGCTTTAGTGGCGACCACCCCCACATTGCCCACATGGAGCGCCATCTGGAACAAAAAGGCGTTTATCAAGCCTTCAAGGATGCGTTCCGAGACGCTACGGGTTCAGAGTGGGAAGACGAACGCGACGGTTACCAGTTCTATCAGGACGATATCGAGGGAGCCATCGCCAAGGCTCTGAACCTGTCTGCCGAAGCCGCCCATAAGTGGTTTGAAGAATCGGAAGAAACCTTCTCCGTTTCCGTGGAAAACTTCTGTCGCTGGGTTAAGGAATACCTGGATTCCCAGGGCCCGGAAAACCGCATGATCTTTATGGTGGACGAAGTAGGGCAGTTCATTGGCTCGGACACCAAGCTGATGCTCACGCTGCAAACCATCACCGAGAACCTGGGTACTATCTGCAACGGCCGGGCATGGATTGTGGTTACCTCCCAGGCGGATATGGAAGCCATACTGGGAGACCTCACTTCATCCAAAGCCAACGACTTCTCCAAGATCGCCGGTCGGTTCAAGACACGCCTATCCCTGTCGAGCTCGAACACCGACGAAGTGATTCAAAAGCGCCTGCTGCGCAAAACACCGGAAGCGGAAGCCGAGTTGTGGGCTGCCTGGGACCAAAACGGCGATATCCTCCGCAACCAGATTACCTTCGACCGCTCCGGCCCCACCCTGAAAAACTTCGATGGCCCGGAAAGCTTTGTCGCCAACTACCCCTTCGCCCCTTACCACTTCCAGTTGGTTCAAAAGGTTTTCGAGGAAATCCGCAAGGTAGGCGCAACCGGTGCCCACTTGGCCTATGGTGAGCGTTCCATGCTCGACGCCTTCCAAATGGCAGCCATGAGCGTGGCGGGCAAAGAAATTGGCGCATTGGTGCCCATGCATGCCTTCTATCGCTCCGTGGAAGGGTTTCTGGATACGGCGGTTAAGCGCACCATCGACCAGGCCAGTGAAAACGCCAGCCTGGATGATTTTGACGTTCAGATTTTGCGAACGTTGTTCATGATCCGCTACGTGGACCTGATCAAAGGCACCCTGGACAATCTCGTCACCCTGTCCATCGAGAAAATCGACGAAGACAAGCTGGCCCTGCGCAAGCACATTGAAGAAACCCTGCACCGACTGGAAAAAGAAAGCCTGATCACCCGCAACGGGGATGAGTTTCTGTTCCTGACCAACGAAGAGCGGGACATCACCCGCAAGATCAAAGCCACCGACATCGCCAGCACCGATGAAAACAAGGAACTGGCCAGCCTGATCTTCAAAGATCTGCTGAAAGACAAGAATAAGTACCGCTACCACATCAACAAAACCGACTACAGCATCGGCCGTTACCTGGACGGCCACACCCTGGATGGCCGTTACGAATCCGACTTGCGGGTGGAAGTGGTGTCGCCGCTGGACCTGGACTACAGCCAGCTCACCGAAGCCGGTTGCATCAACAAATCCAGCGAAGGCGTTGCCGGGCAGGCTGTGATCAAACTGCCTGACGACAAGACCTTCTTCCAGGAACTGCGCACCTGGCTCAAAACCAACAAGTTCATCCGCCTGAACGATGATGGCACCAACACAGACCTCACCCGTATCCTTGCCGACCGCGGCCGGGAGAACCAGGAACGGCGCAAACGCCTACGCCACACCCTGGAAGACATGCTTTTACGGGCGGAATGCTATGCCCTGGGCCAGCACCTGAAGCTGTCCACCTCCAGCCTTGCCGTGCGCTTTGATGAGGCCTGCGAATACCTGCTGGAGAATACCTACACCAAACTCGGCTTCTTGAAGGTGCTCCAGCAAGACCCGATGCGGGAGCTCAGTGCTGTGCTCACTGTAGACGACATCGGCCAGATGGGCATGGCGCTGGATGGCGAAGAGGGCAACCCCCAGGCCGTTAAAGAAGTAGAGCAGTACATCACCCTCCGCGCCGGCAGCAACGATCGCCTGCTGGTGAGCGACATTATCGACCGCTTCGCCGCGCGCCCCTATGGCTGGCCGGATGGTGAAATCCTGCTGATTCTCGGCCGCCTGGCCGCTTCCGGGCGCATCTCATTTCATACCGGGGGCCCGTCCATGCCACTCAACGAGGTGTTCGACTATCTCAACAACAGTCGGCGTCGCCGGGAAATCTCCGTCCAGAAGAAGCGTCAGACAGACGATGTCATCCTGAAGAAAGCCCGGGACCTTTCCCGGGACCTGTTTAACGCCCTGGGGCCGGACACCGAGAAAGAGCTGTTCGAGTTTTACCAGAACCATTTGAACGACTGGCTGACCAATCTGAAAAGCTACAAGAGCAAGACCGATGTAGGCCGATTCCCCGGCAAGCCAGTCATCGAAAATTCCATCCTCACCATTGAACGCCTGTTGGCCAACCGGGAAAGCTACGATTTCTTCAAGGCGGTGATCGAGAGAAAAGACGATTTGCTCGACTTGGAAGAGGACTACCGGGACGTCCACGAGTTCTTCACCAAGCAGATTCATAGCTGGCAGCAGCTGCAAACAGGCCTCGCCCATTTCGAGAAGAACCGGCAGGCACTGGAGAAGGACGATGCAGCCCGCAAGGCATTGGCTGAGATGAGGCGCATTGCAGAGGCCGACGCTCCTTATGGCCAGCTGCACAAAGTGGCTAACCTGGTTGAAACCGTAGAAACGGCCAACAACCGGATTCTCGACGAAAAACGCAGCCACGCCAGTGACCGGATAGATGAGAAAATCGCTCAGTTACAGGCAGAAATCCTAAAAAGCGGCATCGCCACACCGGACTTGAGTAACCGCCTATTGCGGCCCTTGCAGTTGATCAAAGAAGAGCTCGCCGTCGAGACCGGCATCGCCCAGATTTTCATGCTGCAAACCCAGACGGCCCAGGAAAAGCTGGAAGACAGCCTGTTCGAGTTGGAGCGGGCTATACAGTTGGAAGCAGAGAAGCAGGCCAAGGCCCGAAGAGATGCTCAGGACGACGCCGGTGACTACGCCAACAAGCCGACTGGCACGCCCTCAGGAGACACCACGGCCAAACTCGCGCCGGTGCCCATGCCCAAACCCGTGGTTGAGGTAAGTGCCACCAAAGTGTTCAACACACTGGCCAGCGGTATCTACCTGGAAAAGCAGGAAGACGTAGACAACTTCGTCAACGCCTTGAAAGACGAACTACAAACCGCCATTGCGGCGGGCAAGCGGGTACGGTTGAAATGAGCGCCCCGTCCTTGTCTGTAAAAAAAATTGGTGAGATCATCAAAAGTGTAAATAAAGTGAGATTGGTGTAAATAAAGTTCTGGCGGGCGGAAGAAAGGGAAATCATGCAGTACGCAGGTTACGCACATCTTATTAATGAGGACAGTATCTCGGCCATAGCGCCGGCGATATCTGCGGAAGTGCGCTCGGTCACCCGCAAGGGAACCATTGGCCAGACCATTGCCGTGCCCGCAAAGCTGGCCCCGGCCCCGGACGATCGCCTGGGGCACGTTCTGTTTGCCATCAAACACGAAGGCATCAACTTGCAGGTATTGGCCCAGGCGCTACCGGCTATCCCGGAACCTGAGATCCGGCAGGCCTTTGATGCCGCCCCAAATAGCCAATACCTCCGCAAGGCCTGCTTCCTGTGGGAGCACTTTACCGGTGAGACGATTCGACGCGCCACGGAGAGCATCCAGCAGGCTTACGTGCCGTTGTTTAACCCCAAAGCCTACATTACCGGCCAGGGACAGAAGAATCCCCGTTGGCGAGTGATATTCAATGGCCTGGGCACACTGGATTACTGCATCACAGTGCGGCGAACCAGAGAACTTCAGGCGTTGCTTGATGAACACTTGCTGCAAAAAGCCACCGAGTTCACCGAGTCACTGCCGAAAGACATTCTTAACCGCACGCTGGCCTGGGCCTACCTGCACGAAACCCGGGACTCCTACGCCATTGAAAACGAGGCGCCGTCGGAAGACAAGGCTACCCGCTTCGTGAACCTGCTAAAACAGGCCCACAGCCCCCGTAAACTGGATGAAGACTACCTGGTAGACCTGCAAAACGCCGTTATCAGCAATGTGTTCTCCCAGGCTGTGTCTTTCCGCACGGAACAGAACTACCTCAGTAACGGCTTACGTGGTGCGCTGGGAGTTACCTATGTGCCGCCAGCTCCGGAACTGTCACGCTCCCTGATGGAAAAGCTGATGGCATTGGCAAACCAGCCACCGGAAGCGGTGGACCCACTGGTACTGGCAAGCATCGTATCTTTCGGCTTTGTGTTTGTTCATCCCTTTATGGATGGCAACGGTCGCCTGTCCCGGTTTTTGTTTCATCAGGTACTGTGCCAGCGTGGGGCCCTTCAAAATGGCCTCGTGCTGCCGGTATCCATCGTGCTACGCCAGAATGAATCTGAGTACCTAGGGGTGTTACAGGCGTTTTCGGAGCAAGCGAGGCAGTACTGGGACGTTACTTACATCGACGAAAACCAGTTCCAGTTCGAATTTAAGGGCCATGAAGCCCTCTACCGATACTGGGATGGAACCCACTGCGCCGAATTCATGTGCCGGGCAACCAAACAGGCCATAGAACAACACCTGAAGGAAGAAACCGTCTTCCTCACGCGGTACGACGAAATCTACCGCCGCATAGACCAGGACTTTGATATACCCAACACTGATCTCTCCAGACTGGTGATGTTCTGCCTGGACCAAAACGGCCGCATCTCAAACCACCGGCGCAAACAGTATCAATACAGTGTGCCGGAAGAGGTGTTCGATGCCTTGGAGAAGACTTATCAAGGTGTTGTTTCGGGCGCTGACTCTGAAATGCGCAAAGAGCGATAGATGAGAAATTGAGATACCTATGGCAAAAAAAATATCCGACACTCATGTCCTCAATTTGGTGAGAACCCACGGGCCGGTGAAAGCTCGCCAATTGGCCACCATTTTTTCGAAGGAATTTGATTTCCACGTCGATCGCAGTGACGTCAATTCGATACTCTACCGCCTCAAGAAAGAAGGCAAAGCCGAGGTGAACGGCAGCTTCGAGTGGACTTTGACCCCCAATCAGAAAGAGAAAACAGGGAAATCTGAACCGCAGAAAGATCTGTTCGAGCCTGCACCGGCAGAGTCAATTATCACCTTTACACCGGAGCAGGAGGCCATCATCAGCCTCGATCCTCAGGATCATTTGCTGATACGGGGCCAGGCAGGTAGTGGCAAAACCACTGTGCTCGCAGCGAGAGCGGGCCGAATCCTTTCCTCCATGAGTAAGGGTTCCCTGCTGTTCCTTACCTACAACGGTGCACTGAGTGCTTACGTCAAAAAGGCGTTCCGTAAAGCCGGCCTGAAAAACGATCTGGATGTTATGACTTACCACGATTGGGCCAAGCGAACATCCAAGGCTCTAGGTTTTGAGCTTAAAGACTGGATCAACGGCAAGGCAAGGAACGAGCAGCTAAAAAAACTGATCGCAGAGTCAAAGCAGGAGCTGGGCGAGCACCGTCTGTTCAATATCGACGATAACACCACTCTCCTGAACTGGTGGGGTGAGGAAATTGCCTGGCTCTTTGGTCAGCATGTCACCCGCCTGGATGAGTACCTTCAGGTAGAGCGAGTAGGGCGCGGTACCAATATTCGCCTCAGCCAGGAAGACCGGCGCTTCGTTTGGCATGTCTTCGAGGCATACCAGGAGTGGCTGGAAGAAACCAATAGCGAAGACTATGACAACCCAGCCGGGCTCGTGCTCCGGGCATTGATGACGGGATCTGGCGAGTTTCCTGAAGAACTCAGATACGACCATGTGATGGTCGACGAGGTTCAGGATTTCGATAAAAGCTGGCTGATGGCCGTTGCCAAGGTGCCCCGCGTGTCCTTGAGCATGGCGGGGGATCTGGCGCAAAAAATCTACCGTCGTAGCTTCTCTTGGAGTTCTGTTGGCATACAGGTGCAGGGTGGCCGTTCCCGTAAGTTGTCTTCCAGCCATCGGACTACTCGCCAGATCATGGATGTAGCCGAATACCTGCTGGCGAACAACGATGTCAGCCAGATGGCGGATTACACACCGCCCCTTAAGCCCACCAAGAACGGCGATAAGGTACGGGTAATCAGTGCAGCTGATGCCCGATCAGCCTACACCGCGGGCTACGAGTACGTGGCAAAAAATTTCAAACGCCTGCGAACAACCACCGTTGCGGTGGCCATGCCGTTTAACCGGCAGTTAATTCCCGCCCAGAAAGCACTGGAAAAGCTGGGCGTCACCGTGAAAAAAGCCAAAGGCGCTACATTAGGCGGTTTCAGTGGCGGCGTTGTCGTCACCACCTACCATCAGTTGAAAGGGTTGGAGTTCGATCACGTGGTGATCATGGGGCTCCACGACGCCCAATACCCTGGCCGACTTCTGGAAAATGTGCCCGAAGAAGATCAAGCGGACGAAGAAAACCTGCTTCGCCGGGTACTCTACGTCGCCATGACCCGTGCTAAAGAAAGCGTAACCCTGGTGGGTAGTGAACCATTCTGCCGTTTCCTAAAAGACGTGCCAGACGACTTGATTGAGAAGGTCTGAAACCAAGCATGAACACAGCCAACATCAAAAAATACGCCCCCAAAGCCCGCAACAACTTCATCGCTGCGGTCACCAAACAGGCTGCCCGTTACGGCATCACCGCCAAAGGCACCGAGTCCATGGAGCAGCGGGGGGATATTGCCCTGATTGGCGAAAAGGCCTTCCCCAAAGCCATCGCCCCGGCCCGCAAGGCATTGGAGCGGATGGTGGAGCAAATGGGCTTTGCCCAGGCCATGGAGCAAGCGGCTTACAGCTGGTTTAATCGCCTGTGCGCCATCCGCTACATGGAAATCCACGACTTTCTAGATCACGGCCGCCGCGTGCTCAGCACCGCAAACGGTGATGCCGGCACACCGCAGATCCTCGACGACTGCCTGGACATCAGCCTGCCAGGGCTTGACCCACAACAAGTCGCGGAACTAAAGCTGGACGGCAATAAAGACGAAGAGCTGTATCGCGAACTCCTGTTGGCCCAATGCCACGCCCTGCACGAGGCCATGCCGTTCCTGTTTGAAGCGGTAGACGATGCCACCGAACTGCTGCTGCCCGACAACCTCACCAAAACCGATTCCCTTATCCGGGAGCTGGTCAGTGCCATCCCGGAAGACGACTGGCAGGATGTGGAAATCATCGGCTGGCTGTACCAGTTCTATATCTCGGAGAAGAAAGACCAGGTGATCGGCAAGGTGGTCAAAAGCGAAGACATCCCCGCTGCCACCCAGCTGTTCACCCCCAACTGGATTGTGCAGTACCTGGTACAAAACTCCGTAGGCCGTCAATGGCTGCAAACCTACCCGGACAGCCCACTGCGAAACCAGATGCCGTACTTCATCGAACCCGGCGAGCAGCCCCCGGAAGTGCAGGCTCAGTTGGATGAAATGTTACCCGATGCGATAGATCCGGAGAGCATCAAAGTTCTCGACCCCGCCTGTGGCTCTGGCCACATACTGGTGGAAGCCTACAAAATCCTGAAAGCCATCTATGAGGAGCGCGGCTACCGCAGCCGGGACATCCCGCAGCAGATCCTCAAACACAACCTGTTCGGCCTGGACATAGACGACCGGGCAGGGCAGCTAGCCGGCTTCGCCCTCATGATGCTGGCGAGAGAAGACGACCGCCGCCTGTTCAGCCGGGTGGCGGAAGGTGATGTCACCCTCAATGTGCTTTCTCTCAAGGAAACCGGCCACCTGAACCTGCTCCAACTCTGGCAGGATCTAAACCTGAGTGGCGACTGGCAGCAGGGTAGCTCCCAGAGCCTGTTTGAGAGTGAGCAGGCTGACTTGAGCAGCGCGAGTGCCGATGAACGCTACCAACTGCTGCAACGAACTTTGGAACGGTTTGAAGAAGCCAAAACCTTCGGCTCCTTGATCGAAGTGCCCGAGGAAGACGCAGCACCGCTGAAAGCCCTAGTTGATGAGCTGGAACAGTTAGCCCGCATGGGTGACGTGATGCAGAAACCAGCGGCGGAAATGTTGCTACCGTATGTTCAGCAGGCTTGGATGCTGGGCCAGAGATATGATGCGGTTATTGCGAACCCACCCTACATGGGCAGCAAAGGCATGAATGCGCCGCTGAAAAAGTTCGCAAAAGATGCGTACCCAAACAGCAAGTCAGATCTCTTCGCGATCTTTATGGAGCGAGCATTTTCATTGCTCAGGCCCAACGGATACAACGCGCAGATCAACATGCAGTCGTGGATGTTTCTCTCTAGCTATTTCCGCTTACGTGAAGAGATCCTTAATGCCAAAACAATCATATGCCTTGCGCATCTAGGGCCAAGGGCCTTCGCCGAAATTTCTGGGGAAATAGTCCAAACTGTCGCTTGGATTATAGCTAATCAGCATATTGATCAGTACCAGCCAGTTTTCTACCGACTAGTTGAAGGTAATGATGAGAGAAAACGATTAGCGTTAATAGATACCTCAAATAGAATTGTGAATGTTAAGCAGAATGACTTTACGGCGATTCCAGGGAATACAATCGCATACTGGCTTTCCCCTCCAATGAGGAACTCGTTCTCTAACCATCGAAAATTAGCAGATTTTGCTATGCCGAAGGAGGGCCTGAATACTACAAATAATGATAGATTTCTTCGTCGCTGGTGGGAGTGTGACTTGAAAAGCTTAAAACTTTTTTCAAAGTCCGCTCAGGAAGCAAGGTCGAGTCAAAAAAAATGGTTTCCGTGTCAAAAGGGTGGAAGCTACCGAAAATGGTTTGGAAATAATGAGTATGTAGTCAACTGGGAAAATTCCGGTGAAGAGATAAAAAGAAACGTAGTTAAAAACTATGGCTCGGTAACAAAAAGAGTTGTAAATGAATCTTATTATTTTAGGGAAGGAATTACTTGGTCAGCAGTTTCGAGTTCGCCGTTTGCTATGAGGTGTGTACCGTTTGGTCACATATTTGAGACTGCTGGTAGTATGTGTTTTTTTGAATCAAAAAATGATCAGTTAATAACTCTTGGATTCTGTAATTCATCCATTGCGACTCCATTGCTCGAATGCGTGAGCCCAACATTATCTTTTAAACCGGGTCCAGTTGGGAGCCTCCCTATTGTTTCAAGCGTGAAAGAAGATGCTTTTTCAATAATTGAGTCGGCAGTAAAGATATCAATTGATGATTGGAATGATTACGAAACCTCCTGGGGCTTTGCTAAGGATCCACTAACTGGGATTATACTTAACAACTTTACTATCCGAAATGCGTACGACAAGCTTTCAGTTCAGCGACATAAAATAGTCGTTGAGATGAAACAGTTGGAGGAGCAAAACAATCTTACTTTTATTGAGGCATATGGTCTTGAAAGCGATTTGCAGGCCGAAGTGCCATTGGAACGAATTACCCTTTTTTGCAATCCCTACTATCGGTATGGTCGTAAGAACGCGATTGAACATCAAACCCAACTGAAGTGTGATGCTATAAGAGATCTACTTTCTTACTCCATAGGCTGCATGATGGGTCGATACTCGCCGGATAGGCCTGGCTTGATCCTCGCCAGCCAGAGCGAAACCCTGCAGGACTACCTGCGTCAGATCCCGTCACCACGCTTTGCCCCAGACGATGACGCCATTCTGCCGCTCACCGATCAGGAATGGTTCGCTGACGATGCCACCAACCGTTTCCGCGAGTTTGTCCGCGTGGTCTGGGGCGATGAGCATCTACAGGAAAATCTGGATTTTGTAGCGGAAAGCCTCTGCTTGCACGCCATCAAACCCAAGCGCGGCGAGTCCGCGCTCGACACCATCCGCCGTTACCTGAGTACCCAGTTTTATAAGGATCACCTGCGCACCTATAAAAAGCGCCCCATCTACTGGCTATTCAGCTCCGGTAAACACAAGGCCTTTGAGTGCCTTGTCTACCTGCACCGTTATAACGAAGGCACGTTGGCACGGATGCGCACCGAATACGTCATCCCCCTCAGCGCCAAGCTCAACGCCTACGCTGAAAAGCTGGAACAAGATAAAGAAGCCAGCACCTCAGCCGCTGAAACCAAACGCCTGGAAAAAGAAATCGCTACCCTGCACAAACAACAGGCCGAACTCGCCGAATTCGACGAAAAACTCCGCCACTACGCCGACCAGCGCATCAGCCTGGATCTGGATGATGGGGTGAAGGTGAATTATGGGAAGTTCGGGGATTTGTTAGCTGAGGTGAAAGCTGTCACAGGGGGCAAGCCGTAGTGAGCACTGTCGCAGAAGCCACAAGTCCTCATGTCCTGAGGTTCAGGGAGCGAAGTGTCGGGGTCATGGTGAGAATTTGCAAAGAGATGGTTACTTTTCGGGACACATGGAGACCAGAAGTTGGGTAGCATTATTCCAAATTCAGTAATAGGCGCTGTTTCTTCGGTAATCGCAGCTCATTACTACAGTCATTCCAAGCTGGAAACACTCTTCATGGAAAGCGGTGCTCCCGGTGATGCTCCAGAAGGCAACTGTGAGAAAAAATGCAGTGATTGGTTGAAGCGATGCAATGAAGATCCTGGCATTGATGCTCTTGAGGTCTTGGGAAGAGTTATTCAAAGCTACATGGACCAAGCCCCACCGATTTCGTTTTTTGATGATTCGCCTTCAAGTATTGAGGAGGGCCAGGAGAGGATTAAAGCGGCTCTGGCCCAAAACCAGCTTTCGTACCGACAGAATGGCTATATTACTCAAGCAGGGTCGACGCCAATCTCCAAAACATTAGAGGAATATCTAAAGTCGGGCAATTTTTCATCTATTGAAAAAGAGTTTGAGAGAGCGGTAGAGCATATTCAAACTGACCCACACGCAGCAGTCACTGCTGCCTGCTCGATTATCGAATCGGCACTGAAGTTCTACATAGAGCATTTCAATCTAGTCGCACCAAATAAATTGAACGTCATGCCGCTGTGGGCAGCAGTGCAACCACACCTGCGTTTGAACGCTGATGCCACCTTGGCCGCAGATCAGCACAAAGTGCTAAAAGGTATATCATCAATCATTGATGGCGTTGGGTCATTCAGGTCACACATTGGATCTGCTCATGGTCGTGGTTCTAGCCCGCCGGGTATTGTTGTTGCCGAGGCCCGACTAGTTGTTAATGCGGCACATACCTTGGTGGTCTTTGTTATGGAGATTCTACATGCCAAAAAAGACTAAAAATCGAAGGCATACCGCCGTTCATTCCACTGCGCTTTCAGCTCCACTCCAAGGGCGTGCATGCTGCTGGTGCGAGTGCTAAAGATGATCGATAAACCAATTGCCTTCGAACTTGTTGTCCGCCGCTTCCTTGGCAGGTCGAAGGCTTCT from the Marinobacter sp. LQ44 genome contains:
- the brxC gene encoding BREX system P-loop protein BrxC, whose product is MTIKDLFFKPLDRSINGVVKADQSDDATVWQELEEYVVTNELEKHFRDFFESYSTDLKDPSIPNRVGIWISGFFGSGKSHFLKALSYLMENKKAHDGQGNTRQAVEFFDEHKLRDAMIRADVQKAASTPADVILFNIDSKASSNDSGNPILNVFLRVFNEHQGFSGDHPHIAHMERHLEQKGVYQAFKDAFRDATGSEWEDERDGYQFYQDDIEGAIAKALNLSAEAAHKWFEESEETFSVSVENFCRWVKEYLDSQGPENRMIFMVDEVGQFIGSDTKLMLTLQTITENLGTICNGRAWIVVTSQADMEAILGDLTSSKANDFSKIAGRFKTRLSLSSSNTDEVIQKRLLRKTPEAEAELWAAWDQNGDILRNQITFDRSGPTLKNFDGPESFVANYPFAPYHFQLVQKVFEEIRKVGATGAHLAYGERSMLDAFQMAAMSVAGKEIGALVPMHAFYRSVEGFLDTAVKRTIDQASENASLDDFDVQILRTLFMIRYVDLIKGTLDNLVTLSIEKIDEDKLALRKHIEETLHRLEKESLITRNGDEFLFLTNEERDITRKIKATDIASTDENKELASLIFKDLLKDKNKYRYHINKTDYSIGRYLDGHTLDGRYESDLRVEVVSPLDLDYSQLTEAGCINKSSEGVAGQAVIKLPDDKTFFQELRTWLKTNKFIRLNDDGTNTDLTRILADRGRENQERRKRLRHTLEDMLLRAECYALGQHLKLSTSSLAVRFDEACEYLLENTYTKLGFLKVLQQDPMRELSAVLTVDDIGQMGMALDGEEGNPQAVKEVEQYITLRAGSNDRLLVSDIIDRFAARPYGWPDGEILLILGRLAASGRISFHTGGPSMPLNEVFDYLNNSRRRREISVQKKRQTDDVILKKARDLSRDLFNALGPDTEKELFEFYQNHLNDWLTNLKSYKSKTDVGRFPGKPVIENSILTIERLLANRESYDFFKAVIERKDDLLDLEEDYRDVHEFFTKQIHSWQQLQTGLAHFEKNRQALEKDDAARKALAEMRRIAEADAPYGQLHKVANLVETVETANNRILDEKRSHASDRIDEKIAQLQAEILKSGIATPDLSNRLLRPLQLIKEELAVETGIAQIFMLQTQTAQEKLEDSLFELERAIQLEAEKQAKARRDAQDDAGDYANKPTGTPSGDTTAKLAPVPMPKPVVEVSATKVFNTLASGIYLEKQEDVDNFVNALKDELQTAIAAGKRVRLK
- a CDS encoding Fic family protein, whose translation is MQYAGYAHLINEDSISAIAPAISAEVRSVTRKGTIGQTIAVPAKLAPAPDDRLGHVLFAIKHEGINLQVLAQALPAIPEPEIRQAFDAAPNSQYLRKACFLWEHFTGETIRRATESIQQAYVPLFNPKAYITGQGQKNPRWRVIFNGLGTLDYCITVRRTRELQALLDEHLLQKATEFTESLPKDILNRTLAWAYLHETRDSYAIENEAPSEDKATRFVNLLKQAHSPRKLDEDYLVDLQNAVISNVFSQAVSFRTEQNYLSNGLRGALGVTYVPPAPELSRSLMEKLMALANQPPEAVDPLVLASIVSFGFVFVHPFMDGNGRLSRFLFHQVLCQRGALQNGLVLPVSIVLRQNESEYLGVLQAFSEQARQYWDVTYIDENQFQFEFKGHEALYRYWDGTHCAEFMCRATKQAIEQHLKEETVFLTRYDEIYRRIDQDFDIPNTDLSRLVMFCLDQNGRISNHRRKQYQYSVPEEVFDALEKTYQGVVSGADSEMRKER
- a CDS encoding 3'-5' exonuclease — protein: MAKKISDTHVLNLVRTHGPVKARQLATIFSKEFDFHVDRSDVNSILYRLKKEGKAEVNGSFEWTLTPNQKEKTGKSEPQKDLFEPAPAESIITFTPEQEAIISLDPQDHLLIRGQAGSGKTTVLAARAGRILSSMSKGSLLFLTYNGALSAYVKKAFRKAGLKNDLDVMTYHDWAKRTSKALGFELKDWINGKARNEQLKKLIAESKQELGEHRLFNIDDNTTLLNWWGEEIAWLFGQHVTRLDEYLQVERVGRGTNIRLSQEDRRFVWHVFEAYQEWLEETNSEDYDNPAGLVLRALMTGSGEFPEELRYDHVMVDEVQDFDKSWLMAVAKVPRVSLSMAGDLAQKIYRRSFSWSSVGIQVQGGRSRKLSSSHRTTRQIMDVAEYLLANNDVSQMADYTPPLKPTKNGDKVRVISAADARSAYTAGYEYVAKNFKRLRTTTVAVAMPFNRQLIPAQKALEKLGVTVKKAKGATLGGFSGGVVVTTYHQLKGLEFDHVVIMGLHDAQYPGRLLENVPEEDQADEENLLRRVLYVAMTRAKESVTLVGSEPFCRFLKDVPDDLIEKV
- the pglX gene encoding BREX-1 system adenine-specific DNA-methyltransferase PglX; translation: MNTANIKKYAPKARNNFIAAVTKQAARYGITAKGTESMEQRGDIALIGEKAFPKAIAPARKALERMVEQMGFAQAMEQAAYSWFNRLCAIRYMEIHDFLDHGRRVLSTANGDAGTPQILDDCLDISLPGLDPQQVAELKLDGNKDEELYRELLLAQCHALHEAMPFLFEAVDDATELLLPDNLTKTDSLIRELVSAIPEDDWQDVEIIGWLYQFYISEKKDQVIGKVVKSEDIPAATQLFTPNWIVQYLVQNSVGRQWLQTYPDSPLRNQMPYFIEPGEQPPEVQAQLDEMLPDAIDPESIKVLDPACGSGHILVEAYKILKAIYEERGYRSRDIPQQILKHNLFGLDIDDRAGQLAGFALMMLAREDDRRLFSRVAEGDVTLNVLSLKETGHLNLLQLWQDLNLSGDWQQGSSQSLFESEQADLSSASADERYQLLQRTLERFEEAKTFGSLIEVPEEDAAPLKALVDELEQLARMGDVMQKPAAEMLLPYVQQAWMLGQRYDAVIANPPYMGSKGMNAPLKKFAKDAYPNSKSDLFAIFMERAFSLLRPNGYNAQINMQSWMFLSSYFRLREEILNAKTIICLAHLGPRAFAEISGEIVQTVAWIIANQHIDQYQPVFYRLVEGNDERKRLALIDTSNRIVNVKQNDFTAIPGNTIAYWLSPPMRNSFSNHRKLADFAMPKEGLNTTNNDRFLRRWWECDLKSLKLFSKSAQEARSSQKKWFPCQKGGSYRKWFGNNEYVVNWENSGEEIKRNVVKNYGSVTKRVVNESYYFREGITWSAVSSSPFAMRCVPFGHIFETAGSMCFFESKNDQLITLGFCNSSIATPLLECVSPTLSFKPGPVGSLPIVSSVKEDAFSIIESAVKISIDDWNDYETSWGFAKDPLTGIILNNFTIRNAYDKLSVQRHKIVVEMKQLEEQNNLTFIEAYGLESDLQAEVPLERITLFCNPYYRYGRKNAIEHQTQLKCDAIRDLLSYSIGCMMGRYSPDRPGLILASQSETLQDYLRQIPSPRFAPDDDAILPLTDQEWFADDATNRFREFVRVVWGDEHLQENLDFVAESLCLHAIKPKRGESALDTIRRYLSTQFYKDHLRTYKKRPIYWLFSSGKHKAFECLVYLHRYNEGTLARMRTEYVIPLSAKLNAYAEKLEQDKEASTSAAETKRLEKEIATLHKQQAELAEFDEKLRHYADQRISLDLDDGVKVNYGKFGDLLAEVKAVTGGKP
- a CDS encoding abortive infection family protein, which produces MGSIIPNSVIGAVSSVIAAHYYSHSKLETLFMESGAPGDAPEGNCEKKCSDWLKRCNEDPGIDALEVLGRVIQSYMDQAPPISFFDDSPSSIEEGQERIKAALAQNQLSYRQNGYITQAGSTPISKTLEEYLKSGNFSSIEKEFERAVEHIQTDPHAAVTAACSIIESALKFYIEHFNLVAPNKLNVMPLWAAVQPHLRLNADATLAADQHKVLKGISSIIDGVGSFRSHIGSAHGRGSSPPGIVVAEARLVVNAAHTLVVFVMEILHAKKD